The following proteins are encoded in a genomic region of Methanobrevibacter gottschalkii DSM 11977:
- a CDS encoding ABC transporter permease, giving the protein MSLSKKMLRDIRINRTQFIAIFLMAFLGIFAYCGICSEYYGLEQTSADFYNETNLADGWIYKTSFDNADLDKINNLAMQTERQHVISSVGEFDNDPDITLHFVENNTISKFHVFQGKDFDINDESGVWLDKRFADSKELNVGDNITFKFDGKTIEKEIKGIGYSPEYVYESSATSITPNFEDVGFAYLSYKSYPDNVEFNRLLVKYNQSDDSFKEKLDDSISYLSFTKQEDHVSVAQFSEEMAQHKMMGDVFPILFILITFLTLLTTMTRVVTYQRTQIGILKAVGFKDRTIILHFISYGFFPVLIGSILGLIAGPMVIPKMFYPSMTTRYTLPSWNPGFDMSFVYVAAALVISSVIVTYLTCRRISKENPANTMRPKAPNVSSNSFFEKSKLWNHLSFNFRWNWRDARRNKFRALMAIIGVMGCVSLLIAAFGMNDSMDDLKTWEYDDINHFESKLVISNNASQEELYYVINGTNGSFIMQMPIEIKSNNHENTGVLLVSNNTDLISYTDSNKNPIEIKEGDISISTKLAQDFNLSIGDKIKWHIVGNDDWVKSEIGQIHAEPISQGLIMSPDTLEDEGLNFTPTSILTSEKFGENINSIKSVSTLEDMEESWSEMTSSVMMMVYVITVVACLLAILVLYNLGILSFTEMEREVATLKVLGFKTNFLRRLLLTQNLIFTAIGFILGIPLGFYFMTLMMDAAGESLYYVPMLTWGNIMLSAVITFSISIAVNLMFSDKIRDLNMVEALKDVE; this is encoded by the coding sequence ATGTCGTTATCTAAAAAGATGTTAAGGGATATAAGAATCAATAGAACCCAATTTATTGCAATATTTCTCATGGCATTTTTAGGTATTTTTGCATATTGCGGAATCTGTAGTGAATATTATGGATTGGAACAGACAAGTGCGGATTTTTATAATGAAACTAATCTGGCTGATGGTTGGATTTATAAAACCAGTTTTGATAATGCAGATTTGGATAAAATAAATAATCTGGCAATGCAAACAGAAAGACAACATGTAATTTCATCTGTTGGGGAATTTGATAATGATCCTGACATTACACTGCATTTTGTTGAAAACAATACAATTTCTAAATTTCATGTTTTCCAAGGAAAAGATTTTGATATTAATGATGAGTCCGGTGTCTGGTTGGATAAGCGTTTTGCTGATTCAAAAGAGTTAAATGTCGGAGACAATATTACTTTTAAATTTGATGGGAAAACTATTGAAAAAGAGATTAAAGGTATTGGATATTCTCCCGAGTATGTTTACGAGTCATCGGCTACTTCAATTACTCCAAATTTTGAGGATGTTGGTTTCGCATATTTGTCATATAAGTCATATCCAGATAATGTTGAATTTAATCGTTTACTGGTTAAATATAATCAGTCAGATGATTCTTTTAAAGAAAAGCTTGATGATTCAATTAGCTATTTGTCATTTACAAAACAGGAAGACCATGTTAGTGTGGCACAATTTAGTGAGGAAATGGCGCAACATAAAATGATGGGGGATGTTTTTCCAATTCTTTTTATTCTGATTACATTTTTAACACTTTTAACAACAATGACAAGGGTTGTAACATATCAAAGGACTCAAATTGGAATCTTAAAAGCAGTTGGTTTTAAAGATAGGACAATAATTTTACATTTCATCTCTTATGGATTTTTCCCAGTTCTGATAGGTTCTATTTTGGGACTTATTGCAGGACCGATGGTTATTCCAAAGATGTTTTATCCATCAATGACTACTCGTTATACTTTACCTTCATGGAATCCCGGTTTTGATATGAGTTTTGTTTATGTTGCAGCAGCACTTGTGATCTCTTCAGTTATTGTTACGTATTTGACTTGCAGACGTATTTCAAAAGAAAATCCTGCAAATACCATGAGGCCAAAGGCTCCAAATGTATCCTCAAATAGCTTTTTTGAAAAATCTAAATTATGGAATCATTTAAGTTTCAATTTCCGTTGGAACTGGAGAGATGCAAGAAGAAATAAATTCAGGGCATTAATGGCAATTATTGGTGTTATGGGTTGTGTTTCATTATTAATCGCAGCTTTTGGTATGAATGACAGTATGGATGATTTGAAAACTTGGGAATATGATGACATTAATCATTTTGAGTCAAAATTAGTGATTTCTAATAATGCATCTCAGGAAGAATTGTATTATGTAATTAATGGAACTAATGGCAGTTTTATAATGCAGATGCCTATTGAAATTAAATCGAACAATCATGAAAACACGGGTGTACTTTTAGTTTCAAACAATACCGACTTGATATCTTACACGGATAGTAATAAAAATCCAATTGAAATTAAGGAAGGGGATATTTCAATTTCAACAAAATTGGCTCAGGATTTTAATTTAAGTATTGGTGATAAAATTAAATGGCATATTGTTGGAAATGATGACTGGGTTAAATCAGAAATTGGTCAAATTCATGCAGAACCTATTTCACAAGGTTTAATAATGTCTCCCGATACTTTAGAAGATGAAGGTTTAAATTTTACACCAACCAGTATTCTAACTTCAGAAAAATTCGGTGAAAATATCAATTCAATTAAATCTGTATCTACTCTTGAAGACATGGAGGAAAGTTGGAGTGAGATGACTTCTTCTGTTATGATGATGGTTTATGTTATAACTGTTGTTGCATGTCTTTTAGCTATTTTAGTCCTTTATAATCTTGGAATTTTATCATTTACTGAAATGGAAAGGGAAGTTGCAACTTTAAAGGTTCTTGGTTTTAAAACAAATTTCTTAAGAAGATTGTTGTTGACTCAGAATCTGATTTTTACAGCTATTGGTTTTATTTTAGGAATCCCTCTCGGATTCTATTTCATGACATTGATGATGGATGCTGCAGGGGAATCTTTGTATTATGTTCCTATGTTGACTTGGGGAAATATAATGCTGTCTGCTGTGATAACATTTTCAATATCAATTGCAGTTAATTTAATGTTTTCAGATAAAATTAGAGATTTGAATATGGTTGAAGCTTTAAAAGATGTAGAATAA
- a CDS encoding ABC transporter permease encodes MLAKKMLRDIKKHKTQFLSIFLMAFLGVFVFAGVGGESVGLEVNVNNYYNDTNLADGWIYSPNLDMNFIDDVNNLTPTTQSERQLVLDSIADFSNNPEIKLHFIENNTISKFYLMDGEPLNISDEDGVWLDKSFADAKNLKVGDNITFEFNGFKIKKEIKGIGYSPEYVYHASTSSVIPDFNKIGFAYMSYKAFPTDNIPYNVLNVKFTGSPEEYNNLLSDKLDGEYNSFVEQSEHSSVSQFSEEINQHKMMGDIFPVVFILIAMLILLTTMTRIIAHQRTQIGILKASGFTNKSIMIHYVSYGFWLVLIGSILGLIIGPVTLPQLFYPSMSSTYKLPSWNPAWSMDFVYVAVVMIIMSLLVSYFAVRSISKENPADTIKPKIPKISSSGLVEKIGFWKHLSFNSRWNYRDAKRNKFRALMTIIGVIGCTALLVSAFGMYDGMNDLKEWEFNQINHYDSKLVIDNDASLSEIDDVARDVDGDKIMESAIEIESDSAKKSGSLIALNHTDLITPTDYDWNKMEIGDDEVSISQKMADMLDISVGDTVKWHIIGSDKWIKTKIDKIHADPTSQGIVMSSDKLENLDLNYTPTSIVTEQHVDKNYSIIKTVNSMKDITSSWDELTESMWLLIYILIFFASLLAIVVLYNLGLLSFTEIEREIATLKVLGFKTGSLRKLLLTQNLWFTFAGFILGLPVGYYVLKMMWDSSGDSFYILPSISPMNFILTATITFTLSILVNLMFSRKIKKLNMVESLKSGE; translated from the coding sequence ATGCTTGCAAAGAAGATGTTAAGAGACATCAAAAAGCATAAAACTCAATTTTTATCTATTTTTTTAATGGCATTTTTAGGAGTATTTGTGTTTGCTGGTGTTGGCGGGGAATCAGTCGGGCTTGAAGTAAATGTAAATAATTACTATAATGATACTAATTTAGCTGATGGTTGGATTTATTCACCTAATTTGGATATGAATTTTATTGATGATGTGAATAATTTAACTCCAACGACTCAAAGTGAGAGACAACTGGTTTTAGATTCGATTGCGGATTTTTCAAATAATCCTGAGATTAAACTGCATTTTATCGAGAACAATACTATATCTAAATTTTATTTGATGGATGGTGAACCATTGAATATCAGTGATGAAGATGGGGTGTGGCTTGATAAAAGTTTTGCAGATGCTAAAAATTTGAAAGTGGGCGACAATATTACTTTTGAGTTTAACGGATTTAAAATCAAAAAAGAAATTAAGGGAATCGGATATTCGCCGGAATATGTATATCATGCATCAACTTCATCAGTAATACCTGATTTTAACAAAATTGGTTTTGCTTACATGTCTTATAAAGCATTTCCTACAGATAATATTCCATATAACGTTTTAAATGTAAAATTTACCGGATCTCCTGAGGAATATAATAATTTATTGTCTGATAAACTTGATGGGGAGTATAATTCATTTGTTGAACAGTCTGAACATTCAAGTGTTTCTCAATTTTCAGAAGAAATTAATCAGCATAAAATGATGGGGGATATTTTTCCTGTTGTATTTATATTGATTGCAATGCTAATCCTTTTAACAACAATGACTAGAATTATTGCACATCAACGAACTCAAATTGGTATTTTAAAAGCAAGTGGATTTACAAATAAATCAATCATGATTCATTATGTTTCTTACGGTTTCTGGTTAGTTTTGATTGGTTCTATTTTAGGTTTAATTATTGGGCCTGTGACATTGCCTCAGCTATTTTATCCATCAATGAGTTCAACTTACAAATTACCTTCATGGAATCCCGCATGGAGTATGGATTTTGTTTATGTTGCTGTTGTTATGATTATAATGTCTCTTTTAGTATCTTATTTTGCAGTTAGAAGCATTTCAAAGGAAAATCCTGCAGATACAATTAAGCCAAAAATTCCTAAAATTTCATCATCAGGTTTAGTTGAAAAAATAGGATTCTGGAAACATTTATCTTTTAATTCTCGTTGGAATTATCGTGATGCTAAAAGAAATAAATTCAGGGCATTAATGACAATAATTGGAGTCATTGGTTGTACTGCACTTCTAGTATCAGCATTCGGGATGTATGATGGAATGAATGATTTAAAGGAATGGGAATTTAATCAGATAAATCATTATGATTCAAAATTAGTCATTGATAATGACGCATCCTTATCCGAAATTGATGATGTTGCCCGTGATGTTGATGGGGATAAAATAATGGAATCAGCTATTGAAATTGAATCGGATTCGGCTAAAAAGTCAGGGTCTCTGATAGCTTTAAACCACACGGATTTGATAACACCAACAGATTATGATTGGAATAAAATGGAAATAGGAGATGATGAAGTTTCTATTTCACAAAAAATGGCTGACATGTTGGATATCAGTGTTGGGGATACTGTAAAATGGCATATTATTGGTTCGGATAAATGGATTAAGACAAAAATTGATAAGATTCATGCAGATCCGACATCACAGGGAATTGTAATGTCTTCTGATAAACTAGAAAATCTTGATTTAAATTACACTCCCACAAGCATTGTTACTGAACAGCATGTTGATAAGAATTATTCTATTATTAAAACAGTTAACTCAATGAAGGATATAACTTCTAGCTGGGATGAATTAACAGAATCAATGTGGCTATTAATTTATATATTGATATTTTTTGCATCCCTTCTGGCTATTGTTGTACTTTATAATTTAGGTTTGTTATCGTTTACAGAAATCGAACGTGAAATAGCAACTCTTAAGGTTTTAGGATTCAAAACAGGTTCATTAAGGAAACTTCTGTTAACACAAAACTTATGGTTTACTTTTGCAGGATTTATATTGGGGCTTCCTGTTGGTTATTATGTATTAAAGATGATGTGGGATTCTTCAGGAGATTCATTTTACATATTGCCTTCAATATCTCCTATGAATTTTATTCTAACTGCGACAATAACATTTACTTTATCGATACTGGTAAATCTAATGTTTTCACGTAAAATTAAGAAGTTAAATATGGTTGAATCCTTAAAAAGTGGGGAATAG